In Paenibacillus sonchi, a single genomic region encodes these proteins:
- the gatB gene encoding Asp-tRNA(Asn)/Glu-tRNA(Gln) amidotransferase subunit GatB has protein sequence MAKYETVIGLEVHVELHTKSKIFCGCSTEFGAPPNTHTCPVCLGHPGVLPVLNRQAVEYAMKAAMALNCTIGDVSKFDRKNYFYPDSPKAYQISQYDQPIGLNGWIDIEVDGQTKRIGITRLHLEEDAGKLTHVDGGFASLVDFNRVGTPLIEIVSEPDLRSPEEARAYLEKIRAIMQYCDVSDVKMEEGSMRCDANISLRPEGQAEFGIRAELKNMNSFRGVLRGLEYEQFRQGEILDDGGVVVQETRRWDEAQGKTLSMRGKEEAHDYRYFPDPDLIVLHIDDAWKESIRASIPELPDARKSRYSTEYGLTAYDAGVLTSSKPLADFFEGSLAYTKDAKAVANWMMGDLLGYLNSGGLELSQVKITPQGLGEMIGLIAGGTISSKIAKTVFKEMLESGKLPAAIVEEKGLVQISDEGAIKQIVEAVVAANPQSVEDYKAGKQKAIGFLVGQVMKESKGKANPGLVNTLLAELLNS, from the coding sequence ATGGCTAAATACGAAACGGTCATCGGACTGGAAGTTCATGTGGAGCTTCATACCAAGTCCAAAATCTTCTGCGGCTGCTCCACGGAATTCGGTGCTCCGCCCAATACACATACCTGTCCTGTCTGTCTGGGGCATCCAGGCGTCTTGCCGGTATTGAACCGGCAGGCCGTTGAATATGCCATGAAAGCGGCGATGGCACTGAACTGCACGATTGGCGACGTCAGCAAATTCGACCGCAAAAATTACTTTTATCCCGATTCGCCGAAGGCCTACCAGATTTCCCAATACGATCAGCCTATCGGTCTGAACGGCTGGATCGATATTGAGGTGGACGGACAAACCAAGCGGATCGGCATCACCCGCCTGCACCTGGAGGAAGACGCCGGCAAACTGACCCATGTGGACGGCGGCTTTGCTTCACTGGTCGACTTCAACCGTGTGGGCACACCGCTGATTGAAATCGTCTCCGAACCTGATTTGCGGTCTCCGGAGGAAGCGCGCGCCTATCTGGAGAAGATCCGCGCCATTATGCAGTATTGCGACGTATCCGATGTGAAGATGGAAGAGGGCTCAATGCGCTGTGATGCCAACATCAGCCTGCGGCCGGAAGGCCAGGCCGAATTCGGCATCCGGGCGGAGCTTAAGAACATGAACTCCTTCCGCGGGGTACTGCGCGGACTGGAATACGAGCAATTCCGGCAAGGTGAGATTCTGGACGACGGCGGTGTTGTCGTTCAGGAGACCCGCCGCTGGGACGAAGCCCAGGGCAAAACGCTGTCCATGCGCGGCAAGGAAGAAGCGCATGACTACCGCTACTTCCCGGACCCTGACCTGATTGTGCTGCATATTGATGATGCCTGGAAGGAGTCCATCCGGGCAAGCATTCCGGAGCTGCCGGATGCGCGGAAGAGCCGTTACAGCACGGAATATGGACTTACTGCCTACGATGCCGGTGTGCTGACCTCCTCCAAGCCGCTCGCGGATTTCTTCGAGGGCAGTCTGGCTTATACGAAGGATGCCAAAGCCGTTGCCAACTGGATGATGGGTGATTTGCTGGGGTATCTGAACAGTGGGGGGCTGGAACTGTCCCAGGTGAAGATTACTCCGCAAGGATTGGGAGAAATGATTGGCCTGATTGCAGGCGGAACCATCAGCAGCAAAATCGCCAAAACCGTCTTCAAGGAGATGCTGGAGAGCGGCAAGCTTCCGGCGGCAATCGTTGAAGAAAAAGGCCTCGTGCAAATCAGCGATGAGGGGGCGATCAAGCAGATCGTTGAAGCGGTTGTGGCTGCCAATCCACAGTCTGTTGAGGATTATAAGGCAGGCAAGCAAAAGGCGATTGGCTTCCTCGTGGGACAGGTTATGAAGGAGAGCAAAGGCAAAGCCAATCCGGGACTGGTCAACACGCTGCTCGCAGAACTGCTGAACAGCTAG
- a CDS encoding GNAT family N-acetyltransferase yields MSIIIRLDLKNGDILSELWSLQHKAYRLEAERIGFHEIPPLLETRDMLSRSEECFYGGFDDSGELMGAVAVQEESPGQLTVTRMMVNPDYFRQGVAGRLLEYIFEQYPGMDQFIVSTGKLNEPAVALYTKHGFIPAGLEEVAPGVELIGFHRSGRL; encoded by the coding sequence ATGAGCATAATAATCAGGCTGGATTTGAAAAATGGGGATATCCTAAGCGAGCTTTGGAGCCTTCAGCATAAGGCCTACAGGCTGGAGGCTGAGAGGATAGGCTTTCATGAAATCCCGCCGCTGCTGGAGACCAGAGACATGCTGAGCCGCTCAGAAGAGTGTTTCTATGGCGGCTTCGACGACAGCGGTGAGTTAATGGGTGCTGTTGCCGTCCAGGAGGAATCACCCGGCCAGCTTACGGTGACCCGAATGATGGTTAATCCGGATTATTTCCGCCAGGGAGTGGCAGGAAGGCTTTTGGAATATATTTTCGAGCAATATCCGGGTATGGACCAGTTCATCGTTTCTACAGGGAAGCTTAATGAGCCGGCTGTTGCACTGTATACCAAACATGGATTTATCCCTGCCGGACTTGAAGAAGTTGCTCCCGGTGTCGAATTGATTGGATTTCACCGGAGCGGCCGGCTTTGA